The Nitrososphaerota archaeon sequence GCGATCTACTTACCCTTGTAGATCACGGTGTGGCAGATGGGGCGGTGAACACAAGGATCTTTGACGATGAGGGTGTAGCCACTAGGGATAATGTGATTATCGAGAGGGGTATACTTAGAACCTACCTTCACAACTCGAGCACAGCGAAGAGGTTTAATGCATCGACGACAGGCTCCGCTGGGATAATAGACCCCCATCCTTGGAACCTCGAAGTGTACCCTGGGCGCTACAGCCCAGACGAAATGATAAAAGAGGTGAAGGAGGGTTTTCTCATAACTAACAACTGGTACACCCGATTCCAGAATCTTAGGACGGGCGATTACTCCACCCTTCCCAGAGACGCTACCTTCTACATCAAAGACGGTGAAGTAAAGTATTGCGTAGCGGGGCTTAGGATAAGCGACAGCCTACCTAGGCAGCTAAAGAGCATCTCAGCGATCTCAAAGGAGCGTAGGTGGATCTACTGGTGGGAGGTCACCACACCGACTCTAGCACCGTATCTGCTCGTTAAACAGGTAAATGTAACTAAGGCTGTTGGGTGAACCGCAAATATTTTAAAACCATAAAAACTATACCTACGTCCACTAAAGGGCGATGACAAAATGCCAGAATCATCGACAACCATACTTATAGGTAAGAAGCCTGTGATGAACTATGTTCTCGCGTGCCTAACCATGATTCAGAACGGCGCCAACGAGGTCGTCTTGAAAGCTAGGGGCAGAGCGATAAGCAAAGCAGTCGACACAGCTGAGATCACACGCAAAAAGTTCGCACAAGATATCGTAGTGAAGAACATAAAGATAGACACGGAGCAGATAAAGAACGCTGAGACAGGCAACGTCAGCAACGTCAGCTCGATCGAAATCTACTTGGGGAAAGCGGCTTAAAGCCCCTTTCCTAATTTTTTCTAAATTTTCTTTTTTAGAGCATATAGGTTTATTTACCCTTATTCGCCCTCCACTGTACGGATGCCTATAAAGACCCCCATCTGCTCCTTCGACGCTAAGACTGGCATACTCTGCCCTAAATGTGAAGCTAGGC is a genomic window containing:
- the albA gene encoding DNA-binding protein Alba, with the translated sequence MPESSTTILIGKKPVMNYVLACLTMIQNGANEVVLKARGRAISKAVDTAEITRKKFAQDIVVKNIKIDTEQIKNAETGNVSNVSSIEIYLGKAA